Proteins co-encoded in one Brassica rapa cultivar Chiifu-401-42 chromosome A02, CAAS_Brap_v3.01, whole genome shotgun sequence genomic window:
- the LOC103849792 gene encoding uncharacterized protein At4g08330, chloroplastic, with translation MDRSASVGIKDGGFGGNHLYSPSFSSSSSMRHVNYSCGSCGYELNLSSTNRITSSIGSKYGKSMKTGIISFFNIDEGRFSQVDEFQCMPHFSRYSWGLFRRKTKLLCRQCNNYIGNASYDKAPPEYALVTQNSSPRKGVTDTVTKYDIRIRALQPSSGVASL, from the exons ATGGACAGATCGGCGTCGGTGGGTATCAAGGACGGCGGATTTGGTGGCAACCACTTGTATTCTCcatcattttcttcttcatcttccatgAGACATGTCAATTACAG TTGTGGATCTTGTGGGTACGAGCTGAACTTGAGCTCCACCAATCGAATTACATCATCAATTGGATCGAAGTATGGGAAATCCATGAAGACTGGAATCATATCCTTCTTCAACATTGACGAGGGGAGATTCAGCCAGGTTGATGAGTTCCAATGCATGCCTCACTTCTCCAGATACTCTTGGGGTTTGTTCAGACGCAAGACTAAGCTTCTCTGTCGCCAATGTAATAACTACATAGGCAATGCTTCTTATGACAAGGCCCCTCCTGAGTACGCACTCGTAACACAAAACTCATCGCCCAGGAAGGGTGTCACTGACACTGTTACCAAGTATGATATCAGAATTCGTGCGCTTCAACCTTCTTCCGGTGTTGCTTCTCTGTGA
- the LOC103849791 gene encoding small glutamine-rich tetratricopeptide repeat-containing protein, with translation MAKLTTESPVCRKIVHSFLDFLDSVQVAPGVDEEGLEVAKECIKEAFKITSDSARDYNSKPVSLVSIFTSPVDESSSSSAPDLSNSVDASKEPLSKGTCRDELFGQLFGALEKVRYFNTTPNGVDDLAQLEKATKIFHDAISEMESSGCQTFDAKSLAETFKCQGNKAMQSQQYLEAIELYSFAIALSDKNAVFYCNRAAAYTQINMCSEAIKDCLKSIEIDANYSKAYSRLGLAYYAQGKYADAIEKGFKKALELDPHNESVKENIRVAEQKLREEQRQRRNQNTSTGRNQDPGMGGQGIPSQFSMPLNPDMMSMFMNMAGNGGDGNRNGTNEPEIRVGGNINIDLGAADQMPEEFSGALRSMMQMFGGSQEGNNNNPQGTNGAHGRPSGN, from the exons ATGGCGAAACTAACGACGGAGTCTCCTGTCTGCCGAAAAATTGTGCATTCTTTCTTGGATTTTCTTGATTCCG TTCAAGTTGCTCCTGGTGTTGACGAGGAAGGGCTTGAGGTTGCTAAAGAATGCATAAAGGAAGCATTTAAGATCACTTCCGATTCTGCCAGGGACTATAACTCTAAACCCGTTTCGCTTGTTAGTATCTTCACTTCTCCTGTAGATGAGTCTAGTTCTTCATCAGCTCCTGACTTGTCCAACTCTGTGGATGCAAGCAAAGAACCTCTCTCTAAGG GAACTTGTAGAGATGAACTATTTGGCCAACTCTTTGGTGCGCTTGAGAAAGTTCGGTATTTCAATACCACGCCTAACGGAGTTGATGATCTTGCTCAGCTGGAGAAAGCAACCAAGATATTTCATGATGCTATCAGT GAAATGGAAAGTTCTGGATGCCAGACATTTGATGCGAAAAGCTTGGCAGAAACATTCAAGTGCCAAG GTAACAAGGCCATGCAGTCCCAGCAGTATCTGGAGGCAATCGAGCTGTATTCTTTTGCAATTGCACTCTCAGATAAAAACGCTGTTTTCTACTGCAACAG gGCTGCTGCATATACCCAGATAAACATGTGCTCAGAAGCAATCAAGGACTGTCTTAAATCCATTGAGATAGATGCAAACTATAGTAAGGCTTACAGTCGCCTTGGGTTAGCATATTATGCTCAAGGAAAGTATGCTGATGCTATTGAGAAAGGCTTCAAGAAAG CTTTGGAGTTGGATCCGCATAATGAATCTGTCAAAGAAAACATCAGG GTGGCTGAACAAAAACTAAGAGAAGAACAACGACAGAGACGTAATCAG AATACAAGCACGGGACGTAATCAAGATCCGGGAATGGGAGGGCAAGGAATACCTTCTCAGTTCTCAATGCCTTTAAACCCTGATATGATGAGCATGTTCATGAACATGGCGGGGAACGGAGGAGATGGTAACAGAAATGGTACAAATGAGCCTGAGATTCGTGTAGGCGGAAACATCAACATAGATCTTGGCGCTGCTGATCAAATGCCTGAAGAGTTTTCAGGTGCATTGCGATCAATGATGCAAATGTTTGGAGGATCACAGGAAGGCAACAATAACAATCCTCAAGGTACTAATGGTGCACATGGAAGACCATCTGGAAATTAA